AGAGGACTTGTGCGTCTAGCTTAGCACTGTCGCTGCTAGGCGTTAATAACGCCGTTGCAGCAACAATTGCTTGTTCAATGCTTTGCGGCACGATTATTCATCGCCCATCGCAGCAAGTAAATCAGCTTGGTGTTCTTGCATTAGAGGTTCAATAACACTGCCCAAATCACCTGCAACTACTTCATTTAAACGGTAAAGCGTTAAATTAATACGGTGATCTGTGATACGACCCTGCGGGTAATTATAAGTACGAATACGCTCAGAACGGTCACCACTACCTACTAGGTTACGACGCTCTGATGCTTCAGCCGCTTGACGCTTTTCATCTTCAGCTTGTTGTAAGCGCGCACCAAGTACTGACATCGCTTTAGCACGGTTTTTATGCTGTGAACGTTCATCCTGACACTCTACAACTACGCCCGTTGGAATATGCGTAATACGGATTGCTGAGTCAGTTTTATTTACGTGCTGACCACCGGCACCCGATGCACGGAAAGTATCTACTTTAATATCCGCAGGATTAATCTCAATTGCTTCCGCTTCAGGGATTTCAGCCATGACTGCTACAGTACACGCAGATGTATGAACACGGCCTTGCGATTCTGTCTCTGGTACACGTTGTACACGGTGCGCACCTGATTCGAACTTAAGCTGACCATAAACACCTTCACCTGAGATATGTGCAATCACTTCTTTATAACCGCCGTGCTCACCTTCATTAGTACTAACGACTTCCACCTTCCACTTTTTAGTTTCAGCGTAGCGACTGTACATACGGAATAAGTCACCTGCGAAGATAGCAGCTTCATCACCACCGGTACCGGCACGAACCTCTAGGTAGACGTTATTATTGTCTTTAGGGTCCTTAGGTAACATTAGAATTTGGATTTCGTCTTCTAAAGCAATTATTTGTGCTTTTGCTTCTTTATATTCTTCTTGCGCCATTTCACGCATATCAGGATCAGAGTCTTTTAACATTTCTTCAGCAGTAGCAACATCATCTTGTGCTTGTTGGTAAGCTAAAAATGCTTTTACGATTTCTTCTAATTCTGAGTATTCTTTAGATAAGGCACGAAAGCGATTTTGGTCGCTGATCACAGAGGGGTCGCTTAGTAGCGCTTGCACTTCCTCATAACGCTCAACTAAGGTTTCTAATTTTCTATAAACAGACTCTTTCATTTAACGACTATTCCTGATCAATACCTAACATTTTCTTTAATTGGCTTAACTCCGCTGCTTCACCTTTTTTAGCAGCATCTTGAATGGCACGGGTAGGTGCGTGCATCAAGCGGTTGGTCAGTTTGTTTGCCAACTCGAGTATAACTTTTTCAGCTTCTTTACCTGCTTGCAGCTGGCCTAAGGCTTTTTCGACAAGTTCTGACTTTATATCTTGTACATCGTTGCGATAATGGCGAATTAAATCCACCGAATCGAGTGAACGCAACCACATAGCAAATTCATCGGTACGTGAGCGAATAATAGCTTGTGCTTGCTCAGCAGCCTGCTCACGGGCGGCGATATTCTCGCTTACTATGGCTTGTAAGTCATCAACTGAATACAAATAGGCCGCATCTAATTCGCCTACTTGGCTCTCGATATCACGTGGTACTGCAATATCAATAAATAACATTGGTTTGTGACGGCGCTTTTTCAGCGCTTGTTCTACTACCCCTTTACCAATGATGGGCAAAGTACTGGCGGTTGAACTAATTACAATATCTGCATCATGTAAACGCTCAGGTAACTGAGCTAATGCAATGACATCCGCATTAACATCATCTGCTAACGTTTTAGCTCGTTCAATAGTACGGTTAGCAACTGTTATTTTTTGCGGATCATTTTGGTATAAGTGTTTAGCAACCAGCTCTATCGTCTCACCTGCCCCAATAAGCAATACATTGGTTTTATCTAATTTGCCATAAATGTGCTTAGCAAGATTAACAGCTGCATAAGCAACAGATACCGCACTGGCACCAATATCAGTTTCGGTACGAACTTGTTTTGCAACTGAAAATGTTTTTTGAAATAAACGGTCGAAGGTTACACCTATCGCATCATGGGTTTTCGCATTATGGTAAGCTTGCTTTATTTGCCCTAAAATTTGCGGCTCACCGAGTACTAACGAATCTAAACCACATGAAACCCGCATTAAATGGTTAATTGCTTCATGATCTTCATGATAATAAACATTATTGCTCAGTTCCTGTTCATCCAACCCATGGAAACTGGCTAACCAGTGCAACAGGGTTTGGGAATTACGCTCGGCAAGGCTACAATAGATTTCAGTTCGGTTGCAGGTCGAAACAATAACCGCCTCATTAAAATGCGAGTGACCACTTAATTGCTGCAACGCCTCAGACATTTGCTCTGGCGAAAAAGCGACTTTTTCACGTAATTCTACGGATGCGGTTTTGTGATTTATACCAAGTGCTACGATGGTCATATGTACCAAATATTGCTAAGCCCAGCTGTAAAGGCGTTAATTTTACCAAAAATCAGCGGAATATGGAAAGTAAGGAACGACATTTGATTAAACAATATTTGATTTTATTCATATTTTTTTTATTTATAGGTGGCTGTGCGCAAAAAATTTCAACAGTTGATTACATTTATCCCGACTGGAAAAGCCGATTAGAACAACAAGCTCAGTGGCAAGTACAAGGCAAAATGGCATTTATTAGTACAGAGCAACGCCAATCCGCCAATTTAAATTGGCAGCACGATGAGCAGCACAGTGAAATGGTACTCACCAGTTTTATTGGTACTCGCATCCTATCTTTAAAACAAAATGCACAAGGTGCTGAACTTGAATATGACGGCGATGTTTATACAGATAGTGATGCCTCAATGTTATTATATCGCCTAACAGGTTTTTCAATCCCATTAGATAACGCGGCAAAATGGCTAAAAGGAACTGTAGAAAACGAACAAGCCAGCTTTGATGAGCAAGGTCGTTTAAAAAAACTTATATGGCAAGCTCAAGATGGTCAGCAATGGCAGATTAGCTATTCAAATTACATCAAACATAATGGCTATTGGCTTCCTGTTAAGCTAAGCCTTAAAAACCAAAAAATTCGTATTAAAATTCAACTTAATGATTGGCAGTTAAATTAATAATGACGCAAGCTTCAACCGCCCCGCTAACTTTAATAGCACCAGCAAAACTTAATTTATTTCTTCATATAAATGGTCGCCGTGAAGATGGCTACCATGAACTAGAAACTTTATTTACCTTTTTAGAATTTGGTGATGACTTAACATTTACAGTGACCAATGATCTGGACATAAATGTAAAGGGTGATACCAGCGGCATTGAGTTAACAGACAATCTTATATACAAAGCAGCCCGTTTATTACAACAGCATTGTGATTGCCAACAAGGCGTTTCTATAGAATTATTAAAACGCTTGCCTATGGGCGGTGGCGTCGGTGGTGGTTCATCCGATGCGGCCACTACCCTATTAGCTCTCAATAAGCTATGGGGCTGTGATTTATCACTCGCAGAGTTAGCAAAACTTGGAGTAACATTAGGCGCCGATGTTCCGGTGTTTATTAATGGTCACAGCGCGATTGCTCATGGTATTGGCGAGCAGTTAGAAAATGTTGAATTACCGCGAAGCTGGTTTTGTGTTATTCATCCAGGGGAACATGTCAGCACCGCGAAAATTTTTACTCACCCTGATTTAAAACGCGACACTCCCAAGCTAAAAGCAGACTGGCAAATAGAAAATTTAGGCAACGATTGTGAGGCTTTAGTTAAAAAGCTCTGCCCCGAGGTTGAAAAAGCCCTGCAGTGGTTGCTAAAATACGCACCGTCAAAGATGACTGGTACAGGCGCTTGCTGCTTTGCTGAGTTTTCAACCGAGGCAGAAGCACAACAAGTTTTAGCTCAATTACCAGAAAAATGGACAGGTTTTGTTGCAAGTAGTGCTACACTTTCACCTGCTCATACAGCATTAAATGCTCACTTTGAAATGAAGTAACGTACAAGTAAATGTTAACGTGCTTTGGTGCCTACCATAGCCTGTTAGTCCCAAAATTCAGTGCCTGAGGAACCCTACCGTGCCTGACATGAAGCTCTTCGCTGGTAACGCAACACCTGAGCTAGCTCAAAAAGTTGCAAAACGTTTGTATATTGAATTAGGCGATGCTGTTGTTGGCCGTTTTAGTGACGGTGAGATCAGTGTTCAAATTAATGAAAATGTTCGTGGCTCTGACGTTTTCATTGTCCAATCAACCTGTAACCCCACTAACGATAACCTGATGGAGCTTATCGTTATGGTTGATGCCCTACGTCGTGCATCTGCTGGACGTATTACCGCAGTTATTCCTTATTTTGGTTACTCACGTCAAGACCGCCGCGTGCGTTCTGCGCGTGTTCCAATCACAGCTAAAGTAGTTGCAGATTTCCTTTCAAGTGTTGGGGTTGACCGCGTTCTGACGGTTGATTTACACGCTGAACAAATCCAAGGTTTCTTCGACGTACCAGTTGATAACGTATTTGGTAGCCCAGTGCTACTTGAAGATATGAAAGAACGCGACTTCGATGATGTTGTGGTTGTTTCTCCTGACATCGGTGGTGTTGTTCGTGCTCGTGCAATCGCTAAGCTATTAAACGACACAGACCTTGCTATTATTGACAAGCGTCGTCCGCAAGCAAACGTTTCACAAGTAATGCACATTATTGGTGACGTTGAAGGTCGTGACTGTATCATCGTTGATGATATGATCGATACTGGTGGCACTTTATGTAAGGCAGCGGCAGCACTTAAAGAGCACGGTGCAAAACGCGTATTTGCTTACGCAACTCACCCTGTGCTTTCAGGTGATGCAGCTGAGAACATCCGTAATTCAGTGATTGACGAAGTTATCGTAACTGACTCAATTACATTAACTGATGAGCTTAAAGCAATTGATAAAATCAAAGTGCTCACGCTTGCAGATATGCTTGCTGAAACAATCCGTCGTATCAGCAACGAAGAATCTATTTCAGCGATGTTTGAACACTAATCAAAGTCACTGAAATACTATAAAAAGCACCGCCTAGGTGCTTTTTTTGTAGTCGTTATTTATTTTCCCTGAAAGGGGTGGTATGATAGCGCGCCTTTTGGCTGGGGACCTTGGTCGCAAAGGCCCTAAGACTATTAATTATTGGAGACATTATGTCAACTTACACATACAATGCAGAATTACGTACAGAAACAGGTACTGGTGCGAGCCGCCGCCTACGCCGTGAAGATAAAGTTCCTGCAATCCTTTACGGTGCTGACAAAGAAGCTGCATCAATCGTTCTTGCACACAAAGATATGATCAAAGCGCAAGAAGACGAAGGTTTCTACACGCATATCCTTACTTTAAACATCGGTGGCGAGTCAGTTGAAGCTATCCTTAAAGATATTCAACGTCACCCGTTCAAGCCTAAGATCACTCACTTAGACTTCCAACGTGTAGATGCTACTCACAAACTTCACACTAAAGTGCCAGTACACTTCATCGGTGAAGACAAAGTAACTAAAGCAGGCAACACAGTTGTTCACCAATTAACTGAAATCGAAATCACGTGTCTTCCTAAGTCACTTCCTGAGTTCGTAGAAGTTGATGTTGCTGATCTAGTAGCAGGTGATTCAATCCACCTTTCTGACCTTAAACTTCCTTCAGGTGTTTCATCTGTTGAGCTAGCTAAAGGCGCTGATCACGATCAGTCAGTTGTTACTATCAAAGCTAACAAAGCAGCTCCTGCTGAAGACGAAGCTTCAGAAGACGCTGCAGAATAATTTTTAAGGTGTAAACACCTTGAATTCTATTCAAATGCTTGTGGGCCTGGCTAATCCAGGCCCCGAATACGCAAATACACGCCATAATGCAGGTGCTTGGTTCATCGAAGAACTGGCTGCACGTTATAACTGCACACTCAAACATGATCCAAAATATCACGGCCTCACTGGCAAAGTGATTATTCAAGGCCAAGAATTTAAATTACTGATCCCTACGACTTATATGAATTTAAGTGGTAAAGCGGTGAGTAGTCTCGCTAATTTCTTTAAAATTCCTGTAGAGAACATTCTCGTTGCACACGATGAAATGGACTTAGAACCAGGGGTTGCAAAACTTAAAAAAGGTGGTGGCCACGGCGGTCACAACGGTTTAAAAGATATTATTGCGAAAATGGCAAACCAAAAAGATTTCATGCGTCTTCGTATTGGCATTGGTCATCCTGGTCACCGAGAAATGGTAACAGGCTGGGTGCTAGGTAAAGCTGCGAAAGACGATCAAGAAAAAATGGACGCCGCCGTTGACGAAGCAGTTCGTTGTATGGAAATACTTGCAAAAGATGGTGTGTTAAAAGCACAAAACAGACTACATTCATTTAAACCTTAATCCGTTTTAATGAAATTACACAAGGTATCTTACTATGGGTTTTAAATGTGGCATCGTTGGTTTGCCAAACGTTGGTAAATCAACACTATTTAATGCACTAACTAAAGCGGGTATTGAAGCCGCTAACTTCCCTTTCTGTACCATCGAACCAAATACGGGTGTGGTACCGGTTCCTGATGCGCGCTTAAATGATTTAGCCGCTATCGTAAATCCTCAGCGTATTTTACCAACGACGATGGAATTCGTTGATATTGCCGGTCTAGTAAAAGGTGCATCTAAAGGTGAAGGTTTAGGTAACCAGTTCCTAGCAAACATTCGTGAAACAGATGCGATTGGTCATGTTGTTCGTTGTTTTGAAGATGAAAACATTGTTCACGTTGCTGGCACAATTGACCCTGCTGATGATATTGATGTAATTAACACTGAATTAGTACTGGCTGATATGGACAGTGCTGACAAAGCCATTTTACGTAATGCTAAAAAAGCTAAAGGCGGCGACAAAGACGCTAAAGAACAAAATGCTGTTTTAGAAAAAGTGAAAGTACATCTAGATGAAGGTTTAACGTTACGTTCTTTAGAACTAACAAAAGAAGAACAGGCTGCAATTAAGCCTCTTAACTTCTTAACAATTAAACCAACTATGTACATTGCTAACGTAGCAGAAGATGGTTTTGAAAATAACCCTTACCTAGATAAAGTACGTGAAATTGCTGCTGCAGAAGATGCCGTTGTTATTCCAGTATGTGCTGCTATTGAATCTGAGTTATCTGAGCTTGAAGAAGAAGATAAATTAGAATTTATGGCTGACTTAGGTTTAGAAGAGCCAGGTCTTAACTTAGTGATCCGCGGTGGTTACGAGTTACTTAAATTACAAACATACTTCACTGCAGGCGTAAAAGAAGTACGTGCATGGACAATCCCTGTAGGTGCAACTGCGCCACAAGCTGCGGGTAAAATCCACACTGACTTTGAGCGTGGCTTTATCCGTGCACAAACTATCGCATTTGATGACTACATTGCGTTTAAAGGTGAAAGTGGTGCTAAAGAAGCAGGTAAAATGCGCCAAGAAGGTAAAGAATACATCGTTAAAGATGGTGATGTAATGAACTTCTTATTTAACGTATAAGCATTTTCGCTAGTTTTATTTTAAAAGGCTCGTTATTACGAGCCTTTTTTATTACCTAAGTTTTGCTAGCTTTGTAGATAATGCTAGTCTTAAAGATGCCTGTCACTTTAGGGGATTAATGTTCTTTAATTTATGTGTATTGATTGCAAATCGTATTTTTACACATATGAATTAAGCAAGCTGATCTCAACAACAGTTTAACCAGAAAGTTAATAAGGTCAGTATCAATTCAATCTACCCTATTGCTGAATTAATGAACCAATAATAGGTAAAAGTGCAAACTATTTTTAGCTAAAGTGCTTATTGAAAACCCTTAACTTTGACTTTTATGCGATTAAACTGCCTAAAAGAACACACTAACTAATTTTGCAACTTGATTTTTGTTTAAAAATCAATCAGATTAAAATCAGTGTAATAGCAACCTCAAAGCAGATTGCAGTTTTAAATTGGCAAATAGCTGTCAAAAAAACAGCAATTCAAATGAAATTTAGCCACTTAGCTTAATTTTAGCGCAAACAAACACAGATAAGCGTTTTTTTGCAAAAAAGGTGTTGACGGATTTAGGTCATATCAGCATAATACGCCCCGCACTCAGCGATGAAGTGCTAACAAAAAAGATGGCTAAGTAGCTCAGTTGGTTAGAGCACATCACTCATAATGATGGGGTCACAGGTTCAAATCCCGTCTTAGCCACCATTCTTTTTGTTGCTCAATGAAGAGTTTAAAATAACTACCAGTACTTTAAGTACAAATGATGCGGGAGTGGCGGAATTGGTAGACGCGCTGGATTTAGGTTCCAGTAACTTCGGTTGTGAGAGTTCAAGTCTCTCCTTCCGCACCATGTTCTTGATAAGAACTAAAACTATCAAGCTTTTGTTGGGATATCGCCAAGCGGTAAGGCAGCAGGTTTTGATCCTGCCATTCCCAGGTTCAAATCCTGGTATCCCAGCCACAATGGCTAAGTAGCTCAGTTGGTTAGAGCACATCACTCATAATGATGGGGTCACAGGTTCAAATCCCGTCTTAGCCACCATTCTTTCTTTAGAATGGCTCTACAGGAGTTTAAACTGTACTCAATGAAGAGTTTAAAATAACTACCAGTACTTTTAAGTACAAATGATGCGGGAGTGGCGGAATTGGTAGACGCGCTGGATTTAGGTTCCAGTAACTTCGGTTGTGAGAGTTCAAGTCTCTCCTTCCGCACCATGTTCTTGATAAGAACCAAAACTATCAACTTATTCTTTGTTGGGATATCGCCAAGCGGTAAGGCAGCAGGTTTTGATCCTGCCATTCCCAGGTTCAAATCCTGGTATCCCAGCCACTTTCTCTACCAAGAGAGTGTTGAAGAATGTCTCTAGCTAAGAGTTGAAAGTAGCAACCCTTTTGATGCGGGAGTGGCGGAATTGGTAGACGCGCTGGATTTAGGTTCCAGTAACTTCGGTTGTGAGAGTTCAAGTCTCTCCTTCCGCACCATGTTCTTGATAAGAACCAAAACTATCAACTTATTCTTTGTTGGGATATCGCCAAGCGGTAAGGCAGCAGGTTTTGATCCTGCCATTCCCAGGTTCAAATCCTGGTATCCCAGCCACTTTCTCTACCAAGAAAGTGTTGAAGAATGTCTCTAGCTAAGAGTTGAAAGTAGCAACCCTTTTGATGCGGGAGTGGCGGAATTGGTAGACGCGCTGGATTTAGGTTCCAGTAACTTCGGTTGTGAGAGTTCAAGTCTCTCCTTCCGCACCATGTTCTTAAGTAGAACTAAAACTCTTCAAGTTTAGCGTTGGGATATCGCCAAGCGGTAAGGCAGCAGGTTTTGATCCTGCCATTCCCAGGTTCAAATCCTGGTATCCCAGCCAACTAACTTCCCTTTCTAATTTCTAATTTCTAATTTCTAATTTCTAATTTCTAATTTCTAATTTCTAATTTCTAATTTCTAATTTCTAATTTCTTCAAAATTGTACTCGATTATATCTACATAAAAAAACGGGCTAATTTTCATTAACCCGCTTGTTAGTATTGATTACGAATTTGTATTAATCTAATGTCCCGCTGATAGCATACTTTAACACCCAGTTTTTTGCAGGACCTGTATTATTTGCAAGCTTTAAAAACTTACTGCGCACCCAGCTAAGTGGTTTAACCTCATTTGAAAAGCCAAAGTAACACGCATCCATCATACTCATCATTAGTAAATTAGCGTGACGGCGTTTTTTCTCATAGCGTTTTAATAAATCATGGTGACCAACATCCTGTTGTTCTGCCAAAATATCAGCCAACGCGACGACATCCTGAAAACCTAAGTTCACGCCCTGACCTGCAAGTGGGTTTATTGTGTGAGCCGAATCGCCAACCAAAACTAAACGCCCCTGTGAATAATCATTAGCATGTTGGCGTGCAAGTGGAAAAACGGCATGTTCAAGTACCTCAAAGTCGCCTGGTAGCTCAGGAAAGTGCTCTATAAGCTTTGCTTTCAGTTGTTCATTTGAGAGTTTATGCCATTGCTTTAATACCGCAGCGTCGTGATAGCAAATTAAATTGGCATACGGTGCCTGCATTGGCAAAAACGCCACAGGTCCGGTTGGGGTAAATTGTTGCCATGTTTTTACTTGCTGCGGTGCATCTAATTTGATTAAAACCCCCATGCAGTGTTGGCCGTACTGCCAACCCGTTACACCTAAGCCAGCTTTGGTACGTAATTGGGACTGTCCGCCATCTGCAGCAACAACTAAATCAGCGGTATATTTAGTATCACCATAATGTAAGGTAATTGCATCAGGCGTTTGACTAATATCTGTGATTAGTGACGTTTGTTCTATTACTTCAATGTTGTACTTAGCAAATTGTTGCCAAAGACTGGCTTGTATTAAATTATTTTCTATTAAATGACCTAAATGTGTTTCGCCAATATCTTTGCAATCAAACAATAGATTCTCGTCTTGCTGCTGGTAGGCTTCAAGCTGTTGATAAGGCGCGATGCGATTTTGCCTAAGTAACGGCATTGCACCTAGGTCGTCGAGTAAGTTTTCTGAAAAACGATTAATAGCCGAAATGCGAATATCTACTTTATCTGAACTAAGAATGTGATCAGCATCTATAAGGTGCTTTTCAATGACGGTGACATCCCTACCCTGTTTAGCCAGTGTTACCGCTGTAGCAGCGCCGACCATGCCACCACCGACAATTATTACCTTATTTTTATTCATTTAATATTCGCTCATTTGGCTATTAAAATACGCGACAAATTGTAACGTAATTCAATATTGCGTGTCAGTGCATTTACCGCTTATGAATTTCAAAACAGTAACTTGTTTGATTTCACACCACAAAGATAAAAACTATACTTGGATCTGTGCGGGTATCCAGCTAAAATACGCGTCCTTTAGGTCGGCATACTGCCACTTAATCCTGTTTCTAACACATTTTTGTGTCACTACCGAATTGAAAACGAGGCTATATTTCAATGAGTAAAAAGCTGCATATTAAAACCTGGGGTTGTCAGATGAACGAGTACGACTCTCAGAAGATGGCTGATCTACTAGATGCGACTAACGGCTATCAGTTAACTGAAGAAGCTGAAGACGCAGACGTGATCTTACTCAATACCTGTTCAATCCGTGAAAAAGCACAAGAAAAAGTATTCCATCAGCTTGGCCGTTGGAAACTGTTAAAAGACGACAAACCAGAATTAATCATTGGTGTTGGTGGCTGTGTTGCCTCGCAAGAAGGTGACTCGATTCGTCAACGTGCGCCGTTTGTTGATGTAATCTTTGGCCCGCAAACATTACACCGCTTACCAGAAATGATTAAGCAAGTGCAAAGTGGCGACTGCAGCTCGGTAGTTGACGTTTCATTCCCTGAGATTGAAAAGTTCGACCGTTTACCTGAGCCAAAAGCGGAAGGCCCTACTGCGTTTGTATCAATTATGGAAGGTTGCTCTAAATACTGTACATTCTGCGTAGTACCTTATACGCGTGGTGAAGAAGTAAGCCGTCCACTTGATGACGTATTACTTGAAGTAGCACAACTTGCAGAGCAAGGCGTTCGTGAAGTGAACCTACTTGGACAAAACGTAAATGCGTATCGCGGTGAAACTCATGACGGTGAGATTTGTTACTTCTCTGACCTACTACGTTATGTAGCTGCAATTGACGGTATTGACCGTATTCGTTACACCACATCGCATCCTGTAGAATTTACGCCAGATATCATTGATGCGTATGCAGACGTACCTGAGCTTGTTGATCACCTACACTTACCAGTACAAAGTGGTTCAGACCGTATTCTTAATTTAATGAAACGTGGTCACACTGCACTTGAGTACAAATCTACAATCCGTAAGCTACGTAAAATTCGCCCTAACCTAAGCATGTCATCTGACTTCATCATTGGTTTCCCTGGCGAAAGTAAAGCTGACTTTGAAGCAACCATGAACCTAATTAATGATATTGGTTTCGATATGAGCTTCAGCTTTATCTACAGTGCGCGACCTGGTACTCCTGCTGCTGATTTACCTGATGATGTGACAGAGCAAGAGAAAAAAGAGCGTTTATACCTTCTACAGAATCGTATTACGCAAATGGCACAACAAATCAGCCGACAAATGTTTGGTACTGAACAACGTATTCTAGTTGAAGGCCCCTCTAAAAAGAATCCTATGGAATTACGTGGCCGTACCGAGAATAACCGTGTGGTTAACTTTGAAGGCCCTCACTCAGTGATCGGTCAATTCGTTGATGTACGTATTACAGAAGCATTGCCAAACTCTTTACGTGGTGAGTTAATTCGTACAGAATCAGAAATGAACTTACGTCGTGATGTGGCACCTTCAGCTATTTTAAGTAAAGCTGCTGAAGCTGAGGCCGCTGCGGCCCCTAACGAAATTGGCGTTGCTACTTTCGTACCTTAGGGTGACACTTGGTGCAGGTACTGCCTGCACCCATCAATAGGAAGCAATTTTGAGTAATCAGTTAAAAACATTAGAGATTTATTTAGAACCCGCCGACAACAAACGCCTTTCATCTTTATGTGGTCCGTTTGACGAAAACATTAAGCAAATTGAACGCCGCCTTGGTGTTGAGATAGCACACCGTGATAATTTCTTCAGAGTAACCGGTAAACTGCACCTTGCAGCAGCGGCTGTTGAGATCCTAAAAAACCTCTATATTGAAACTCAACCTATTCGCGGCCTGATTGGCGAAATTGAACCTGAAGCCGTACATTTGGCGATTAGCGAATCAAATGCTCTTGAGCAAGATGAAAATCCAGGTGTATATGGCAAAGACATGGTGATTAAAACTCGCCGTGGCGTTATTAAACCGCGCAATGATAATCAAGGCGTGTATGTTGCTAATATTTTGCATCACGATATTACTTTCGGTATTGGCCCAGCCGGTACAGGTAAAACTTATTTAGCCGTTGCAGCAGCTGTTGATGCCTTAGAGCGTCAAGAAATTCGCCGTATTTTATTAACCCGCCCTGCAGTTGAAGCAGGTGAAAAGCTAGGCTTTTTACCGGGTGACTTAAGCCAAAAAATCGACCCTTATTTACGCCCATTATACGATGCGTTATTTGAAATGCTTGGCTTTGAGCGAGTTGAAAAGCTGATTGAGAAAAACGTGATTGAAGTAGCGCCCCTTGCCTACATGCGTGGTCGTACACTGAATGACGCGTTTATTATTCTCGATGAAAGCCAAAACACCACAGCAGAACAAATGAAAATGTTCTTAACCCGTATTGGCTTTAACTCAAAAGCGGTAATTACTGGTGATATTACACAAGTCGATTTACCCCGTGGTGCTCGTTCAGGTCTTCGCCATGCCATCGAAGTATTAAACGGTGTAGATGAAATTAGCTTTAACTTCTTCCAATCACACGATGTGGTGCGCCATCCGGTTGTTGCCCGTATCGTTGAAGCTTATGAGCGCAACGATGAAGCAGAGC
The nucleotide sequence above comes from Pseudoalteromonas shioyasakiensis. Encoded proteins:
- the ychF gene encoding redox-regulated ATPase YchF, translating into MGFKCGIVGLPNVGKSTLFNALTKAGIEAANFPFCTIEPNTGVVPVPDARLNDLAAIVNPQRILPTTMEFVDIAGLVKGASKGEGLGNQFLANIRETDAIGHVVRCFEDENIVHVAGTIDPADDIDVINTELVLADMDSADKAILRNAKKAKGGDKDAKEQNAVLEKVKVHLDEGLTLRSLELTKEEQAAIKPLNFLTIKPTMYIANVAEDGFENNPYLDKVREIAAAEDAVVIPVCAAIESELSELEEEDKLEFMADLGLEEPGLNLVIRGGYELLKLQTYFTAGVKEVRAWTIPVGATAPQAAGKIHTDFERGFIRAQTIAFDDYIAFKGESGAKEAGKMRQEGKEYIVKDGDVMNFLFNV
- a CDS encoding FAD-dependent oxidoreductase, translating into MNKNKVIIVGGGMVGAATAVTLAKQGRDVTVIEKHLIDADHILSSDKVDIRISAINRFSENLLDDLGAMPLLRQNRIAPYQQLEAYQQQDENLLFDCKDIGETHLGHLIENNLIQASLWQQFAKYNIEVIEQTSLITDISQTPDAITLHYGDTKYTADLVVAADGGQSQLRTKAGLGVTGWQYGQHCMGVLIKLDAPQQVKTWQQFTPTGPVAFLPMQAPYANLICYHDAAVLKQWHKLSNEQLKAKLIEHFPELPGDFEVLEHAVFPLARQHANDYSQGRLVLVGDSAHTINPLAGQGVNLGFQDVVALADILAEQQDVGHHDLLKRYEKKRRHANLLMMSMMDACYFGFSNEVKPLSWVRSKFLKLANNTGPAKNWVLKYAISGTLD
- the miaB gene encoding tRNA (N6-isopentenyl adenosine(37)-C2)-methylthiotransferase MiaB, which codes for MSKKLHIKTWGCQMNEYDSQKMADLLDATNGYQLTEEAEDADVILLNTCSIREKAQEKVFHQLGRWKLLKDDKPELIIGVGGCVASQEGDSIRQRAPFVDVIFGPQTLHRLPEMIKQVQSGDCSSVVDVSFPEIEKFDRLPEPKAEGPTAFVSIMEGCSKYCTFCVVPYTRGEEVSRPLDDVLLEVAQLAEQGVREVNLLGQNVNAYRGETHDGEICYFSDLLRYVAAIDGIDRIRYTTSHPVEFTPDIIDAYADVPELVDHLHLPVQSGSDRILNLMKRGHTALEYKSTIRKLRKIRPNLSMSSDFIIGFPGESKADFEATMNLINDIGFDMSFSFIYSARPGTPAADLPDDVTEQEKKERLYLLQNRITQMAQQISRQMFGTEQRILVEGPSKKNPMELRGRTENNRVVNFEGPHSVIGQFVDVRITEALPNSLRGELIRTESEMNLRRDVAPSAILSKAAEAEAAAAPNEIGVATFVP
- a CDS encoding PhoH family protein — encoded protein: MSNQLKTLEIYLEPADNKRLSSLCGPFDENIKQIERRLGVEIAHRDNFFRVTGKLHLAAAAVEILKNLYIETQPIRGLIGEIEPEAVHLAISESNALEQDENPGVYGKDMVIKTRRGVIKPRNDNQGVYVANILHHDITFGIGPAGTGKTYLAVAAAVDALERQEIRRILLTRPAVEAGEKLGFLPGDLSQKIDPYLRPLYDALFEMLGFERVEKLIEKNVIEVAPLAYMRGRTLNDAFIILDESQNTTAEQMKMFLTRIGFNSKAVITGDITQVDLPRGARSGLRHAIEVLNGVDEISFNFFQSHDVVRHPVVARIVEAYERNDEAERLKRAEKQRAKEAQANQQEANS